One genomic segment of Pedobacter endophyticus includes these proteins:
- a CDS encoding LytR/AlgR family response regulator transcription factor, whose translation MYNCVIIDDDQLSIDILKTLISQHPAMSTLATYTNPARAINEMLVGEEIDFLFLDIQMEISGIDVARKLRDKVRYLIFVTAYERYAIDAFKVHGDKFLLKPITPEKFSLAIDQILMKERR comes from the coding sequence ATGTATAACTGTGTAATTATCGACGATGATCAATTAAGTATTGACATATTAAAAACACTGATTAGCCAACATCCCGCCATGAGCACGTTGGCAACTTATACTAACCCGGCAAGGGCTATAAATGAAATGTTGGTTGGGGAAGAGATTGATTTCTTGTTCCTTGACATACAAATGGAAATCTCGGGCATAGATGTTGCCAGAAAACTACGGGATAAGGTGCGGTACCTCATTTTTGTAACCGCATACGAGCGGTACGCCATCGACGCTTTTAAGGTTCACGGCGATAAATTTTTGCTCAAGCCCATTACACCAGAGAAGTTCTCGCTGGCAATTGATCAAATTTTGATGAAGGAAAGGAGATAA
- a CDS encoding competence protein CoiA family protein — MEIREIKEQALVSEVAENEVLTVAFYRKETVWHRNWKLAFPESFREVGFRDVHKGDFHRADIFTPSGHTIEFQNSPINLAELRSREAFYPNLIWVLNGKKFKGFKILKHLPDIDDPRLKDYEFRSADHLSLVRKCDVLSGKQPLKVLNFYHPELKDIKFSSNYYSFCWKNSHSVWYEATVPIIIDLGGHFLYELKTRHQLSGDYYYLKLLHRKTFIYRYTPPEY; from the coding sequence ATGGAGATCAGGGAAATAAAGGAACAGGCATTGGTTTCGGAAGTGGCCGAGAACGAGGTGCTTACCGTAGCCTTTTACCGGAAGGAGACCGTTTGGCACAGAAACTGGAAGCTGGCTTTCCCCGAGTCGTTCAGAGAAGTTGGCTTTAGGGATGTACATAAAGGCGATTTTCATCGTGCCGACATATTCACGCCTTCCGGGCACACCATCGAATTTCAGAACTCACCCATTAATTTGGCGGAACTGCGGAGCAGAGAAGCGTTTTATCCCAACCTGATCTGGGTTTTGAACGGCAAAAAATTTAAGGGCTTCAAAATTTTAAAGCACCTGCCTGATATCGACGACCCGAGACTGAAAGATTATGAGTTTCGCAGCGCTGATCATCTCTCATTAGTGAGAAAATGTGATGTTTTAAGCGGAAAACAACCCCTGAAAGTGCTTAATTTTTATCACCCTGAACTAAAGGACATCAAATTCAGTTCAAATTATTACTCTTTTTGCTGGAAAAATTCGCATAGTGTTTGGTACGAGGCTACTGTACCCATAATTATCGATTTGGGCGGCCATTTCCTGTACGAATTAAAGACAAGGCATCAATTGTCTGGCGATTATTACTACCTAAAACTACTTCATCGCAAAACATTTATCTATCGTTATACTCCACCTGAATACTAA
- the pbpC gene encoding penicillin-binding protein 1C, with the protein MNKVLKTLLIADIACLVLVAVFFLLLQGKLFKTPTSYVVEASNGHLLSAAIAADGQWRFPVVDTVPAKFRDCIIAFEDKRFYSHFGVDFLAMSRAMRQNLKANGIVSGGSTLTMQVIRLSRKQDRTVWQKAIEVLLALRLELKYSKQEILALYAANAPFGSNVVGLDAASWRYYGRAANTLSWGETATLAVLPNSPSLVHPGKNAPRLIKKRNDLLDKLVTLHFIDQSTANLSKLEPIPGKPLPLPQNAPHLLNRFKAERTTLQVASTRIKSTLDEDIQLRLNAILKRYNNRYRANDINNISALILNAKTGTVVSYVGNSYQPENADLQSHVDMIKAPRSPGSTLKPLLYASMLNDGFILPHTLIPDIPTQIAGYSPQNYDLGYDGAISADKALSRSLNIPAVKMLQQYKYERFYDKLKKLGIGTLNQPADHYGLSLILGGSEVTMWDLANTYMGMVRTLNHFNRYKGLYDPNDYRAANYIETNERENKNYQLNSLLDHGSIWATFNAMEEVMRPGDEGLWEQFSSSQRVAWKTGTSFGFRDAWAVGVTPDYVVCVWVGNADGEGRPGLVGVETAAPVLFDIFKLLPNGKWFATPATKLRRIKVCKQSGYKAGEYCVDVIDELVPTSGEKTSVCPFHKLVHLNAEGTLRVTDQCESVTKMQHKSWFILPPAMEYYYKIKNGDYRSLPPFMPGCDVSDANALMELIYPKNGATVYIPLELDGSRGKIVLNAAHRNQSSKIYWHIDNEYVATTTNYHQLAVSPSPGKHTLTLVDENGQRLVQYFTVLDKEKKAPK; encoded by the coding sequence ATGAACAAGGTATTGAAAACACTTCTGATTGCAGACATCGCTTGCCTTGTTTTAGTCGCTGTTTTTTTCCTTTTGCTTCAGGGTAAGCTATTTAAAACGCCAACATCGTACGTTGTTGAGGCCAGTAACGGGCATTTATTGAGCGCCGCAATTGCCGCCGATGGCCAATGGCGTTTTCCAGTTGTCGATACTGTTCCTGCAAAATTTAGAGATTGCATCATCGCTTTTGAAGATAAGCGCTTTTACAGCCACTTTGGCGTCGATTTTTTAGCCATGAGCAGAGCCATGCGGCAAAACCTTAAAGCGAACGGGATTGTGAGCGGTGGCAGCACTTTAACCATGCAAGTGATTCGTTTATCGCGAAAACAAGACCGAACAGTATGGCAAAAGGCGATCGAAGTATTGCTCGCCCTGCGTTTAGAACTCAAATATTCTAAACAGGAAATTTTGGCATTGTATGCCGCAAATGCACCTTTCGGAAGCAATGTTGTTGGTTTGGACGCGGCAAGCTGGCGCTATTACGGACGGGCAGCCAACACCCTGTCGTGGGGCGAAACCGCAACATTAGCCGTTCTGCCAAATAGCCCGTCGCTCGTTCATCCCGGTAAAAATGCCCCTCGACTGATCAAAAAGCGAAACGACTTGCTTGATAAATTGGTTACGCTGCATTTCATAGATCAATCAACGGCAAACTTATCCAAATTAGAACCTATCCCGGGGAAGCCATTGCCATTGCCTCAAAATGCGCCGCACTTGTTAAACCGCTTCAAGGCCGAACGCACAACACTTCAGGTTGCCTCAACGAGAATAAAATCTACGCTTGATGAAGACATTCAGCTCAGGCTAAATGCAATTTTAAAACGATACAATAACCGTTACCGCGCTAATGATATCAACAACATTTCTGCCCTCATCTTAAACGCAAAAACCGGTACCGTGGTTAGTTATGTCGGCAATAGCTATCAACCCGAAAATGCCGATTTGCAAAGCCATGTAGATATGATTAAAGCGCCGCGAAGCCCCGGCAGTACACTTAAACCATTGCTTTATGCAAGCATGCTTAACGATGGATTTATTTTGCCGCATACCCTTATTCCCGATATTCCAACCCAGATTGCCGGATATTCGCCACAGAATTACGATCTGGGCTACGACGGTGCAATTTCTGCGGACAAGGCGCTCAGTCGTTCATTGAACATTCCGGCGGTTAAAATGCTGCAGCAATACAAGTACGAGCGCTTTTACGATAAATTAAAGAAGCTTGGAATAGGAACGCTAAACCAACCTGCAGATCATTACGGTTTATCGCTTATTTTGGGCGGAAGCGAAGTTACAATGTGGGATTTGGCCAATACCTATATGGGCATGGTGCGAACGCTGAACCACTTTAACAGGTACAAAGGCTTGTATGACCCAAATGATTACCGGGCTGCGAATTACATTGAAACAAACGAAAGGGAAAACAAAAATTACCAGCTCAATTCGCTATTAGATCATGGCTCGATTTGGGCCACCTTTAATGCCATGGAAGAAGTGATGCGCCCCGGCGATGAGGGCCTTTGGGAACAATTTTCGTCATCGCAAAGGGTAGCGTGGAAAACGGGCACAAGTTTTGGCTTCCGCGATGCCTGGGCAGTTGGCGTCACACCCGATTATGTGGTTTGCGTTTGGGTAGGCAACGCCGACGGCGAAGGTCGGCCCGGATTAGTAGGCGTTGAAACTGCAGCGCCGGTATTGTTTGATATTTTTAAATTACTGCCTAATGGAAAATGGTTTGCAACGCCGGCTACAAAGCTCAGGCGCATTAAGGTTTGCAAACAAAGCGGTTATAAAGCGGGTGAATACTGTGTGGATGTCATCGATGAACTTGTACCAACCTCGGGAGAGAAAACCAGCGTTTGCCCTTTCCATAAACTTGTGCACTTAAACGCCGAGGGAACCCTCCGCGTAACCGACCAATGCGAAAGCGTAACCAAAATGCAACATAAAAGCTGGTTTATTTTACCGCCAGCAATGGAATATTATTATAAGATTAAAAACGGAGATTACAGAAGCCTGCCTCCCTTTATGCCTGGTTGCGATGTTTCGGATGCAAATGCTTTGATGGAGCTGATTTATCCTAAAAACGGTGCAACGGTTTACATTCCGTTAGAACTCGACGGTAGCAGAGGCAAAATAGTTTTAAATGCCGCACACCGAAACCAAAGTTCAAAAATTTACTGGCATATCGATAATGAGTATGTGGCCACCACAACAAATTATCACCAATTGGCGGTAAGTCCATCGCCAGGGAAACACACCTTAACGTTGGTCGACGAAAATGGCCAAAGGCTGGTGCAATACTTTACGGTTTTAGATAAAGAGAAAAAGGCTCCGAAATAG
- a CDS encoding FUSC family protein codes for MGKSAFRTHISLFFLGEYFSDAVRNTLSVVLPITLFFYLGKPEAATGIGIGALLISLTDLPDHRANKVKAAIYSIALFFLSSLTMAASLTYFYLSAAILIGFAFVFSMFTAFGARMGLIGTMCLALCTFIIGVHPAHPFMFSIYVLLGGCWYYALSLIQILLRPYRPLHHAIFECLISSAAFLRSRATHYDPEIPLQSLQSSSIRLHIRVNQRHELIRQLLLTDNRAMHPENKKGRVLLKRAGLIIDLYEQLSAVHYDYQFVRQILPKKTLMIIGLLINCLANELEVLSSDFRKKNGTGHYEMPEYDALETELADLSATLSTVQQNVVLKIQANTNAIAKLITKMRDNLESGEDKFVPLQEDIAYPLFVAHENTSIASQFSLASPVFRFSLRLALSFFSAYVLLSFFAPSRYSYWVFLTLLIVARPRFSLTWKRNVQRILGTLPGIALGLIIVSLVKQPVILLSLSVIFLLGFYAFNRLNYGVCVAFITAAVILTLGSYHGQFDHIIQERIIYTILGCCIAILASYLFPVWDSKKLESYIAKTARATVHYLNIAVARASQAHIDPTTGRMARKNAHLSLVELSDAIGSARLEPVGGSMDFASLNAIQFSIYQIMALTTSIYLSKEQPQAYPQLQEVNAMLKQVGVTATNKQQPAQKFTISDDYFNSDGVSSVNHKLDEILKLSQVLLFHLTKLRK; via the coding sequence ATGGGCAAATCGGCCTTTCGAACACATATTTCACTTTTTTTTCTTGGCGAATACTTTTCCGATGCGGTGCGAAATACCCTTTCGGTTGTGTTGCCCATCACCTTATTTTTTTATCTGGGTAAGCCCGAAGCCGCTACCGGCATAGGCATTGGGGCGTTACTAATCAGTTTAACCGATCTGCCCGATCATCGTGCTAACAAAGTCAAAGCCGCCATTTACAGTATTGCGCTGTTCTTTCTATCATCGCTCACTATGGCTGCCAGCCTAACGTACTTTTATCTCTCGGCAGCAATATTGATCGGTTTTGCTTTCGTTTTTTCCATGTTTACCGCATTTGGGGCCAGAATGGGCCTCATTGGTACAATGTGTCTTGCGCTGTGTACTTTCATTATTGGTGTACATCCAGCACATCCGTTTATGTTCAGCATATACGTTTTGCTAGGCGGGTGCTGGTACTATGCCTTAAGCTTAATCCAGATTCTGTTGCGACCGTATCGTCCGCTTCACCATGCTATTTTTGAATGTTTGATCAGCAGTGCAGCCTTTTTACGCTCGCGTGCCACACATTACGATCCCGAAATACCTCTTCAAAGTCTCCAGTCGTCGTCGATCAGGCTACACATCAGGGTTAACCAAAGGCACGAGCTAATCAGGCAGTTGCTTCTTACCGATAACCGGGCAATGCATCCTGAAAACAAAAAAGGACGAGTTTTACTAAAGCGGGCGGGCCTGATTATCGATTTATACGAACAGCTAAGCGCCGTGCACTACGATTACCAGTTTGTTCGCCAAATTTTACCAAAAAAAACGCTGATGATTATCGGGTTACTCATTAATTGTCTGGCCAACGAACTCGAAGTATTAAGCAGCGATTTCCGCAAAAAGAATGGCACAGGGCATTACGAAATGCCAGAATATGATGCATTGGAAACAGAACTTGCCGATTTAAGCGCCACGCTTTCGACGGTTCAACAGAACGTTGTGCTAAAAATCCAGGCAAATACCAATGCCATTGCGAAACTAATTACAAAAATGCGGGATAATCTGGAGTCTGGCGAAGATAAGTTTGTTCCCTTACAAGAAGATATTGCCTATCCGTTGTTTGTAGCGCACGAAAATACCTCCATCGCGAGCCAATTCTCGTTAGCATCGCCCGTGTTTCGGTTCTCGTTGCGCCTGGCACTTTCGTTTTTTAGCGCTTATGTGCTGCTATCGTTTTTTGCACCAAGCCGATACAGTTATTGGGTTTTTCTTACCCTGCTGATTGTCGCCCGTCCACGCTTTTCGCTCACCTGGAAAAGAAATGTGCAGAGGATTTTAGGAACGCTCCCCGGCATTGCACTCGGTTTAATTATAGTTTCTTTGGTAAAACAACCGGTTATTTTACTCTCGCTATCCGTAATCTTTCTGCTGGGTTTTTATGCTTTTAACCGATTAAATTACGGCGTTTGCGTAGCCTTTATAACTGCAGCGGTTATTTTAACACTTGGCAGCTACCACGGGCAGTTCGATCACATTATACAAGAACGCATTATTTACACGATCCTGGGCTGCTGCATTGCCATTTTGGCCAGCTACCTTTTTCCGGTATGGGATAGCAAAAAGCTCGAGAGTTATATTGCAAAAACAGCCAGGGCCACGGTGCATTATCTAAATATCGCTGTTGCACGTGCCAGCCAGGCGCACATTGACCCGACCACGGGTCGAATGGCCAGAAAAAACGCCCACCTTAGTTTGGTAGAATTATCAGATGCAATTGGTTCGGCAAGGTTGGAACCTGTTGGTGGCTCGATGGATTTTGCCTCGCTTAATGCCATCCAGTTTTCTATTTACCAAATTATGGCGCTAACCACATCCATTTATCTTAGTAAAGAGCAGCCGCAAGCATATCCACAGCTTCAAGAGGTGAACGCTATGCTGAAGCAAGTGGGGGTAACGGCCACAAATAAACAACAACCTGCCCAAAAGTTTACCATTAGTGATGATTATTTTAATAGCGACGGTGTGAGCAGCGTAAACCACAAGCTCGATGAAATTTTGAAGTTGAGCCAGGTACTTTTATTTCATTTAACTAAGTTAAGAAAGTGA
- a CDS encoding AI-2E family transporter encodes MTNNLPLTVKRSIELLGLIGLIAVMVIARDIIMPILMAFFISIVLLPIYRFLRNRKVPETLSIVLPILLVAVFVALIVWFFSHQIGILVKDFPQIKENVKQHIDSLSDWISRITNFDDKQQKAFIQDKSDDIMNMATSLAGGAALTLSGVFVFIGLLPIYIYLMLFYKDILLRFVFMWFKADDHPKVKEAIYETESIIKSYLIGLLIQITYMTILLGGILLLIGIKHALLIGVIFAILNLIPYVGALIGNLIGVLLTLTSSQELWPVVTVLGVIALVQFLDNNILMPRIVGSKVKINALFAILGVFIGGSIAGVSGMFLALPIVAVLKIIFDRTTMFKQWGILFGDERPAKSPMSFAKFRRKRNVEVKPGSEKG; translated from the coding sequence ATGACGAACAATTTGCCGCTAACAGTTAAAAGATCAATTGAACTTTTAGGATTAATTGGTTTGATTGCCGTAATGGTGATCGCCAGAGATATAATTATGCCGATACTGATGGCATTTTTTATCAGTATTGTATTATTGCCAATATATCGTTTCTTAAGGAATAGAAAAGTTCCCGAAACGCTGTCGATCGTATTGCCTATATTACTTGTGGCTGTTTTTGTAGCATTAATTGTATGGTTTTTCTCGCACCAGATTGGAATTTTGGTGAAGGATTTTCCCCAGATAAAGGAAAACGTAAAACAGCACATCGATTCGCTAAGCGATTGGATCAGCAGAATTACAAATTTCGACGACAAGCAGCAAAAGGCGTTTATACAGGACAAAAGCGACGACATTATGAACATGGCAACATCTTTGGCGGGTGGTGCTGCACTTACATTGAGTGGTGTTTTCGTATTTATCGGCTTATTGCCAATTTATATTTACCTGATGCTATTTTACAAAGATATTTTATTGCGTTTTGTATTTATGTGGTTTAAAGCCGACGATCATCCGAAGGTTAAAGAGGCCATTTACGAAACTGAATCTATCATAAAAAGCTACCTGATCGGTTTGCTCATCCAAATCACTTACATGACGATTTTGCTAGGTGGAATTTTATTGCTGATCGGAATAAAGCACGCACTTTTAATCGGTGTCATCTTCGCCATTTTAAACCTGATTCCTTACGTGGGCGCCCTTATTGGTAACCTGATCGGTGTACTGCTTACCTTAACCTCGTCTCAAGAATTATGGCCAGTGGTTACGGTGCTCGGTGTAATTGCTCTGGTTCAATTTTTGGATAACAACATTTTGATGCCACGAATTGTAGGATCGAAAGTTAAAATTAACGCACTATTTGCAATTTTGGGGGTATTTATCGGTGGAAGCATCGCTGGTGTATCGGGCATGTTTCTTGCCTTGCCTATTGTTGCGGTGCTAAAAATTATATTCGATCGCACCACGATGTTTAAACAATGGGGCATTTTGTTTGGCGATGAGCGCCCGGCAAAAAGTCCGATGTCGTTTGCCAAGTTCAGGCGGAAGAGAAATGTTGAGGTTAAGCCCGGCAGCGAAAAAGGCTAG
- a CDS encoding YtxH domain-containing protein — MGLLKTAIIGAAVYAGFKYLTKKDPATGKSIVDDVKEKAPEWMEKAKDYKREFDGRSPYAGENLGI, encoded by the coding sequence ATGGGACTATTAAAAACAGCAATAATAGGCGCCGCAGTTTATGCGGGCTTCAAATATTTAACTAAAAAAGATCCAGCTACAGGTAAATCTATAGTGGATGATGTTAAAGAAAAAGCGCCTGAATGGATGGAAAAGGCAAAGGATTATAAACGCGAATTCGACGGCCGATCGCCATACGCAGGCGAAAACCTGGGGATTTAA
- the argS gene encoding arginine--tRNA ligase, giving the protein MNFIISETRKAILELYKEEVAESVINIQETRKEFEGQATIVVFPITKISKKSPERTATEIGEYLISHVENVTKFNVVKGFLNLSIAESYFLDQFNNQILAPAFGTFPSNGKKVMVEYSSPNTNKPLHLGHVRNNLLGYSVSELLKAYGYDVVKVNLVNDRGIHICKSMLAWQKWGNGETPESSGLKGDHLVGKYYVIFDKEYKKEIEALKAEGSTEEEAKKNAPLIREAQHMLLAWEQGDEAVVSLWKMMNEWVYAGFNITYKNLGVDFDKFYYESNTYLLGKDTVDEGLKKGVFFKKEDSSVWIDLTADGLDEKLVLRADGTSVYITQDLGTAEMKHDDFKMDESIYVVGNEQDYHFKVLFLILEKLGKEWAKGLYHLSYGMVDLPNGKMKSREGTVVDADELIESMVATAREKTEELGKTNDFPEEDKEELYKNIGLGALKYFLLKVEPKKRLLFNPAESIDFQGNTGPFIQYTHARIKSLLAKAAYKSEIQSPASGQLLPVELEMILQLAKYPAELEIAAKAYSPASLANYLYELAKLFNKFYHEIPPIVKTEEADVKQFRLNLCKKAADVINAGMSILGITSPERM; this is encoded by the coding sequence ATGAATTTTATTATTTCCGAAACACGGAAAGCTATTCTCGAGCTTTATAAAGAAGAGGTTGCTGAAAGTGTGATTAATATACAAGAGACCCGAAAAGAATTTGAGGGCCAGGCTACCATCGTTGTTTTTCCTATAACAAAGATTTCTAAAAAGTCGCCTGAGCGAACCGCTACTGAGATTGGCGAATATTTGATATCACACGTAGAAAATGTGACCAAATTTAACGTAGTAAAAGGTTTTTTAAATTTAAGCATTGCCGAAAGTTACTTTTTAGATCAATTTAATAATCAAATTTTAGCGCCAGCTTTTGGTACTTTCCCTTCAAATGGCAAAAAGGTAATGGTAGAATATTCTTCGCCAAATACCAATAAACCGCTGCACCTGGGCCACGTTAGAAACAATTTACTGGGCTACTCGGTGTCCGAACTGCTTAAGGCTTACGGCTACGATGTGGTGAAAGTTAATTTGGTTAACGATCGTGGTATTCATATTTGTAAATCGATGTTGGCCTGGCAAAAATGGGGCAACGGCGAAACGCCCGAAAGTTCTGGCTTAAAAGGCGATCATTTGGTTGGCAAGTACTACGTTATTTTCGATAAGGAATACAAAAAGGAAATTGAAGCATTAAAAGCCGAGGGCTCAACTGAGGAAGAAGCAAAGAAAAATGCGCCTTTAATTAGAGAGGCACAACACATGTTGCTGGCGTGGGAGCAGGGCGATGAGGCTGTAGTTTCGTTATGGAAAATGATGAACGAGTGGGTTTATGCTGGCTTTAACATCACGTATAAAAACCTCGGTGTAGATTTCGATAAATTTTATTACGAAAGTAACACCTATTTATTAGGGAAAGATACCGTTGACGAGGGACTGAAAAAAGGTGTTTTCTTTAAAAAAGAAGATAGCTCGGTTTGGATTGATTTGACTGCCGATGGCCTTGACGAAAAACTGGTTTTACGTGCCGATGGTACTTCGGTTTATATTACCCAGGATTTGGGGACTGCTGAAATGAAGCACGACGACTTCAAAATGGATGAATCCATTTATGTTGTTGGTAATGAGCAAGATTATCATTTCAAGGTGCTTTTCTTGATATTAGAGAAACTAGGTAAAGAATGGGCAAAGGGCTTGTATCACCTTTCGTACGGTATGGTCGATTTGCCAAACGGAAAGATGAAAAGTCGTGAGGGAACAGTGGTTGATGCCGACGAGTTGATCGAAAGCATGGTTGCAACCGCTCGCGAAAAAACGGAGGAACTGGGTAAAACAAACGATTTCCCAGAAGAGGATAAAGAAGAATTGTACAAAAACATTGGGCTTGGTGCATTAAAATACTTCTTGTTAAAAGTTGAGCCTAAAAAACGCTTGTTGTTCAATCCTGCCGAAAGTATTGACTTTCAGGGAAATACAGGCCCTTTTATTCAATACACACACGCCAGAATCAAATCGTTGTTGGCAAAGGCAGCGTACAAGTCCGAAATACAAAGTCCAGCTTCGGGACAGTTGCTTCCTGTAGAACTGGAAATGATTTTGCAGCTAGCCAAATATCCAGCCGAGCTTGAAATTGCAGCAAAAGCCTACAGTCCCGCAAGCCTCGCCAATTATTTGTACGAGCTGGCCAAATTGTTCAATAAATTTTATCACGAGATACCACCAATAGTTAAAACAGAGGAGGCAGATGTAAAGCAATTTCGATTAAACCTCTGCAAAAAAGCAGCAGATGTAATAAACGCCGGTATGTCGATTTTGGGAATTACCTCTCCGGAAAGGATGTAA
- a CDS encoding arginine deiminase family protein produces MNEQNPNFRVNVNTEIGRLRKLLIHSPDSGLGKVVPSKAQDWLFEDIVHLDTIRKGEYDYYIKLLMYFLDPEKIKGKLAQIDSDEANRSFFKPNHPDFHNSDSVIEIQNLLSEVLENESIRKKLVAAVCAIEGCTYKVQLELTNTDPKELAEIFISGTLRNDTMIFAPIPNLIFTRDVGTTINNHILLNKPAKKARVRETLLMRYIFFNHPLFADYQNNVLEIPDVTMHFLRPGDEPAFSTTLEGGDVMMVSPNHVLIGCSERTSEHGANEAIKLLFDNDVVEKVTVVKIPSKRDYMHLDTVFTQVKRNTWVILNSIAHSPKFNPYEPINFLKEPEKLESTTAIQFTKANPQEPKHFEHVEALLNDISQNDLKSTEPTRIIYSGNNMFPYDSREQWTDSCNLLAIKEGVVLGYDRNDKTVEAFKAAGFNVVDVKDLIQDLEGGKTDIETITDTLILMPSAELSRARGGFHCMSLPILRDNL; encoded by the coding sequence ATGAACGAGCAGAATCCAAATTTCAGAGTGAACGTTAATACCGAAATCGGTAGATTGCGAAAATTGTTAATTCATAGCCCTGATAGTGGCTTGGGAAAGGTAGTACCTTCGAAGGCTCAAGACTGGCTTTTTGAGGATATTGTGCACTTGGATACCATCCGTAAGGGAGAATACGATTACTATATCAAGTTGTTGATGTATTTTCTGGATCCTGAAAAAATTAAGGGCAAACTGGCTCAAATCGATTCTGATGAAGCAAACCGAAGCTTCTTTAAACCTAATCATCCCGATTTTCACAATTCTGATTCAGTAATCGAAATTCAAAACCTGCTAAGTGAAGTACTGGAAAATGAATCGATTCGTAAAAAGTTGGTTGCTGCCGTTTGCGCAATTGAGGGCTGTACCTACAAAGTGCAATTGGAGTTAACCAACACCGACCCAAAAGAACTGGCAGAAATTTTTATTTCTGGAACTTTGCGCAACGACACGATGATTTTTGCGCCAATACCAAATTTAATTTTCACCAGAGATGTAGGCACAACCATCAACAACCACATTTTATTAAACAAACCCGCAAAAAAAGCTCGAGTACGAGAAACGCTTTTGATGCGGTACATTTTTTTTAATCATCCGCTGTTTGCTGATTATCAAAACAACGTACTCGAGATTCCTGATGTTACGATGCACTTTTTGCGCCCGGGAGATGAGCCGGCATTTAGCACTACGCTTGAAGGTGGCGATGTGATGATGGTGAGCCCGAACCACGTTTTAATTGGTTGTAGCGAAAGAACATCTGAACACGGGGCTAACGAAGCGATAAAACTGCTGTTTGATAACGATGTGGTTGAAAAGGTAACGGTAGTAAAAATACCGAGCAAACGCGATTATATGCATTTAGACACGGTTTTTACTCAGGTAAAACGCAACACATGGGTTATTTTAAACTCCATTGCACACTCGCCTAAATTTAATCCGTATGAGCCGATCAACTTTTTAAAGGAGCCTGAGAAACTGGAGTCGACCACGGCCATCCAGTTTACAAAAGCAAATCCGCAGGAGCCCAAACATTTTGAGCATGTTGAGGCTTTATTAAATGATATTAGCCAAAACGATTTGAAAAGTACCGAACCTACCCGCATTATTTATAGTGGCAACAACATGTTCCCTTACGATTCGAGAGAACAATGGACGGATTCTTGCAATCTGTTGGCTATTAAGGAGGGCGTGGTTTTAGGCTACGATAGAAACGACAAAACCGTTGAGGCTTTTAAAGCTGCTGGTTTTAACGTGGTGGATGTAAAGGATTTGATTCAGGATTTGGAAGGTGGCAAAACTGATATTGAAACGATAACGGATACTTTAATTCTAATGCCCTCGGCCGAATTGTCTCGTGCCCGTGGGGGTTTCCATTGCATGAGCTTGCCAATTTTGAGAGACAATTTGTAA